Part of the Sinorhizobium sp. BG8 genome, GGTGTGGGAAGAAGTCGGGGCGGGCTTGCGAGCAGGCGCGGCAGCGATTGGCCGTGCAGGTGCCGGCTTGCGGACCTGGGCAGCCGCCTTCTCGCCGCTGCGATCGACACGGAAGAAGGAGATGGAGGCCTGGAGCTCCTCGGCCTGTGCGGCGAGTTCCTCCGACGTGCCGGACATTTCCTCGGACGAGCCGGCATTGACCTGGGTCACCTTGTCGAGCTGCTGGATCGCCTCGTTGATCTGCGAGGCGCCGATGTCCTGCTCGCGGCAGGCGGCCGAGATCTCGGAAACCAGCTCGGCGGTCTTGCGGATGTCCGGAACCAGCCGGTTCAGCATCTCGCCGGCTTCGGTCGCGACGGTTACGGTTTCACCCGACAGAGCGCTGATTTCCGATGCGGCCGCCTGGCTGCGTTCGGCAAGCTTGCGCACTTCCGACGCCACGACCGCGAAGCCCTTGCCGTGCTCGCCGGCACGCGCTGCCTCGACAGCGGCGTTGAGGGCGAGAAGGTCGGTCTGGCGGGCGATTTCCTGAACGATCGAGATCTTCTCGGCGATCGTGCGCATGGCGCCGACGGCACGGCCGACGGCCTCGCCGCTGGCTTCGGCATCCTTGGCGGACTGGCGGGCGATCTTCTCGGTCTGGGCGGCGTTGTCGGCATTCTGCTTGATGTTCGACGCCATCTCTTCCATCGAGGCGGAGGCCTCTTCGGCGGACGAAGCCTGTTCGGTCGCACCCTGCGACAGCTGCTCGGAGCTTGCGGAAAGTTCCTGGCTGCCGGCCGAAACATTGTCGGCGGCCGAGAGCGCATCGGCCACGACGCCGCGCAGGCGTTCGACCATGCTTTCGAGCGCAATGCCGAGTGTGTCCTTGTCGGACAGTGGCTTGGGCGAGACGGTCAGGTCGCCGTTGGCGATCTGGTCGGCAATGGTCGCCGTGTTGCGCAGGTTGCCGGTCATGACGTTGATCGTGTTGACCAGATCCTTGATCTCGTCGTTCGTCTTGATCTCGACGTTCTGGTTGAGGTCGCCGATGGCCACGGCCTCGGCCACGAGGCTGATCTTTCGCAGGCCGTTGTTGATACCGAGCGCGATCCAGACGGCGGCGCCAATGGCAATGAGGAGTGCGGCGGCCGAGAGACCGAGGATGAACGTCCGGGTCGTTGCGTACTGGACGTTGGTGTCCTGGTCGGCCTGATCCATGAGGGCGTTGTTGGCTTCGACGCGAGCCTCGATCCGCTGCTCGATATCGTCCATGATGCTGCGGGCGTCACCCGTGGCGATCCGCACGCCTTCCGCGGCGTTTCCGCTTCTCACCAGCGAGCGAATCCGGTCATCGAGGGAGAAGAGCTTTGCCGAGAGTTCCTTGACTTCCGCCCAGCTTTTCAGTGCCTCGTCGCTCGTCGAAGTTTGCTGGAGTTCCGCCAGCATTTCCGAGAACTTGACCCGGTTGCGATCGCCGGCATCGATGTACTGGTTAATTTCGTCCTGGGTGTCGGCCGTGACGAGGTTCATCTGCGCACGCGCGATGCGCAGCTGGAAGTTGTTCAGTCGCTGAGCACTTTCGAGGCGCGCTGCCGGCCCGAGATGAGATCGGTGATGGCCTGGTTGAGATTGCCGAGGCTGAAGATGCCGTAACCTGCGGTCGCGACGAGCAACAGGATCGTTACTCCGAATGCCAGAGCCAGTTTGAGTTTTATCGTGAATCGCATGTGGGGTCTTCTCCAAGACGTTCGGCGGACACGTTCGACGGCAACATCGCGGCGGTGTCCAAAATTGCGAGAAGACTGATACATTCACCCTTCTGTGAGCAGTTTTCGTTGCGGCTGGCGCCTGCTCACGCCAGCCGAATTGGTTGCGGGGCCCCGGGATGCGGCCCCGTCATTGCGCCTTAGGCGCTTTCCCTGAAATGCACGTCGTCGGCATCCGGGCCACCCATCGACATGTCCAGCGCGAAACCCTTGGCGCGCGCCTGCTGCGCGGCCACCGAGTGGTCCGGGCGGCGCTGCGGCTGGGGCCGTTTGGCCGGTGCGGCCGGAGCCGGCGCCCTTGCCGCCTGCGGAGCAGTCCTTTGCCCAGCCTGCTTGTCGCGCTTCGATGTATTGTCGACGCGGAAGAAGGAGATGGAGGCCTGGAGTTCCTCGGCCTGTGCGGCGAGTTCTTCCGACGTGCCGGACATTTCCTCGGACGAGCCGGCATTGACCTGGGTCACCTTGTCGAGCTGCTGGATCGCCTCGTTGATCTGCGATGCGCCGATGTCCTGCTCGCGGCAGGCGGCCGAGATCTCGGAGACCAGCTCGGCGGTCTTGCGGATGTCCGGAACCAGCCGGTTCAGCATCTCGCCGGCTTCGGTCGCGACGGTTACGGTTTCACCCGACAGAGCGCTGATTTCCGATGCGGCGGCCTGGCTGCGTTCGGCAAGCTTGCGCACTTCCGAAGCCACGACCGCGAAGCCCTTGCCATGCTCGCCGGCACGCGCTGCCTCGACAGCGGCGTTGAGGGCGAGAAGGTCGGTCTGGCGGGCGATTTCCTGAACGATCGAGATCTTCTCGGCGATCGTGCGCATGGCGCCGACGGCACGGCCGACGGCCTCGCCGCTGGCTTCGGCATCCTTGGCGGACTGGCGGGCGATCTTCTCGGTCTGGGCGGCGTTGTCGGCATTCTGCTTGATGTTCGACGCCATCTCTTCCATCGAGGCGGAGGCCTCTTCGGCGGACGACGCCTGCTCGGTCGCACCCTGCGACAGCTGCTCGGAGCTCGCGGAAAGTTCCTGGCTGCCGGCCGAAACGTTGTCGGCGGCCGAGAGAGCGTCTCCGACGACACCGCGCAGACGTTCGATCATCGTGTTTACGTGCAACAGCAGTTCGCCGATCTCGTCCTTGTTGGTGATCTCGGCAAAGTTGGTGAGATCGCCGTCCGCAACGTTCTGGACAGCCGTCGTGGCTCGACGAAGACCGCGGTTGATGGTGAGAACGATCCAGGTAGCGGCTGCAACGGCAATAAGCAGGGCCACTGCCGCAACGCCGATCATGATC contains:
- a CDS encoding methyl-accepting chemotaxis protein, producing the protein MRLSIKLKLFVAFGLIVSMLLGTAIYGIYSLGGLNTTLGDVLAGPAARLKWTQQLNIMQLQQIRQQKNMLAATSPAEANKYIETSDAARASYDEDFNAIQAISTEAGKAYWNKLAGLTAEFRKQDDRVRSLVLAGDNAGAVRVSTGDARKVTGEIDTLLDEVVKLEDGRLTEADESAEAQYAATRSIMIGVAAVALLIAVAAATWIVLTINRGLRRATTAVQNVADGDLTNFAEITNKDEIGELLLHVNTMIERLRGVVGDALSAADNVSAGSQELSASSEQLSQGATEQASSAEEASASMEEMASNIKQNADNAAQTEKIARQSAKDAEASGEAVGRAVGAMRTIAEKISIVQEIARQTDLLALNAAVEAARAGEHGKGFAVVASEVRKLAERSQAAASEISALSGETVTVATEAGEMLNRLVPDIRKTAELVSEISAACREQDIGASQINEAIQQLDKVTQVNAGSSEEMSGTSEELAAQAEELQASISFFRVDNTSKRDKQAGQRTAPQAARAPAPAAPAKRPQPQRRPDHSVAAQQARAKGFALDMSMGGPDADDVHFRESA